ATTTCTGCAACTTAAAGattttttctctgtgttgaAATAAGTTATAATATTAACACACTTCTTAGTGAATCTATTAGCCTGCTGGAGCTGATCATTATACAGAAGAGCAGCTACTGGGGTGATCCTAAGTGCACTTACTGAGGTAAATTATTTGGTAGGAACCCTGAATATGATTCATCTTTTTCAATCCCTGTGGTCACAAGAGACAGACCTCTATTACTGATTCTCACTGTTTCCTGCACTCAGCGTCTTTACACCTCACAGCTGATGGTCTGGTCACAGCAGTCCCAGTTCACGAGCTCCTTTCTCTGAAACCACAGCTGGATCTCCCTCTGCGCCCCCTCTGGTGAATCACTGGCATGAACTACATTCCTTTAAATAACCAACGCACATAATTGATCACATGTAAATGCTTCACAAGGCGCAATACATGGAAACTGCCATGAAGTTATTGTTTAGTTCTGTAACTTGCTGTAATGAGATCAAATTACATCATGTTACCTGCTGACATGAAAGCTGAAATCTCCTCTGATTGTGCCTGCCTGGGCCTCCACTGGGTTAGTATGTCCCACCATCGTACGTGACGTCTGGACTACTTTGGGCCCTTCCCACACctaaacaaaattaaaacaatacatatatcgtcccacaaaaacaatatattcaAGTTTTACAGATATTTGAAAAACATACCTTTCATGTCTGTCAATCTAATGAAAAGgtagaaataatttaaaaaagaagcagttataatgtaaaatatagtAGTATCTCAcaaggagacagaaagaagagtcctcaccatggcaacaacagGCCCTGAGGTCATGTAATGCAGCAGACTTGGATAGAAGGGCTTAGTCCTCAGTTCATAGTAGTGCTGAGACAGGAGATCATCAGGCACCTTTACAACAGAGACAGCAACAGTTAGAAATTAAACAGAACATTTGCACATCACACAAACATTGACAAACAAACTTATTTCAGAATTCTTTACCTGCAACATTTTCAGGCCAACCAGCTTGAAGCCCCGCTGCTCAAACCGCTGAATTATTTGTCCCACAAGACGACGTTGAACTCCATCTGGCTTTACAGCAATAAGAGTCCGCTCCCTCACATCTGGCACACCTGGTGGGACAGCTACTTTACATACTGCTGCTGGGGGGCTTAATTCATAACAATATCTCATCATttataagatttttttatttagttattagtTGTTTCAAATTTTAACAATCTGACTCTGCAACGTAAATAAAGCTGACACATAAAAGTAGCAGAATAGAAGtataaagttgcataaaatgTAATTACCCACGTAAAGCACTGCAGCCTACAATTACCTCCAAATTGTACTagagtacttgagtaaatgtaggctactagTTTCTTTCCACCACTGACCCTCACATCTGAGGAGGACAAATATttactcccacacacacacacggtatgTAGCCTATTTAGATTAGATGGTTAGTTGCGCACAAAATAGGCTACTAGGAGCTAATGAATAACTGCATGCGATCAATTACATACACACGTGACTCGCCACGGGGCGAACTCAATACGGGCATTTAATTTGCAGACTGAAGACTGTGCCAGTAAAGTAGGCTCCATCGACTCGTTAACGGGCTGTATGGAAGTTTCTTCCTGAGAAGGTTTGGTGTCGTACATGGTACTGTGCCTCGTCTATTACGCAGAATGCGCACAGGCTTTGGCACGATTACGCACACCGCAGGTCCCGGTTTCTCAAGCATCGCTG
The nucleotide sequence above comes from Etheostoma spectabile isolate EspeVRDwgs_2016 chromosome 15, UIUC_Espe_1.0, whole genome shotgun sequence. Encoded proteins:
- the nme4 gene encoding nucleoside diphosphate kinase, mitochondrial is translated as MVVLQRCFLKKCLQLGNLGNQETTKSLLSAGFPTTLLGGCRAAGHRSKSSVPDVRERTLIAVKPDGVQRRLVGQIIQRFEQRGFKLVGLKMLQVPDDLLSQHYYELRTKPFYPSLLHYMTSGPVVAMVWEGPKVVQTSRTMVGHTNPVEAQAGTIRGDFSFHVSRNVVHASDSPEGAQREIQLWFQRKELVNWDCCDQTISCEV